From one Flavobacteriales bacterium genomic stretch:
- a CDS encoding type IX secretion system membrane protein PorP/SprF: protein MKNLRLLFLIAAVLMAALPTHAQQLPQLTQYMHNDYIFNQAVAGSRAAFELRSGHRYQWVGVQDAPRTFTLSGHSAIGRRMGVGGYLYTDHVGPTRRTGFQLSYAYHIPITEELKLGFGLGFGMLQFLIDGSKITFRDQGDPALDDQLRGEVKPDATFSFLLHHPRFWVGAAAPQLLNTEVKFLHENTGTLSRMERHYYAMGGYRLPVGEDFRIEPSFMLKYVAPVPMKLDVNLTVRYKETVWIGAGYRTNDAWCAMIGYWHKKQFQFGYSYDVITSNLRNYSTGTHEVTLAVTIQKQGRERPAE, encoded by the coding sequence ATGAAGAACCTCCGCCTCCTGTTCCTGATCGCCGCGGTGCTCATGGCCGCATTGCCCACGCATGCCCAGCAACTGCCGCAGCTCACGCAGTACATGCACAACGACTACATCTTCAACCAGGCCGTGGCAGGCAGCCGCGCGGCCTTCGAGCTGCGCAGCGGCCACCGCTACCAATGGGTGGGCGTGCAGGATGCGCCGCGCACCTTCACACTGAGCGGCCATTCGGCCATTGGCAGGCGCATGGGGGTGGGCGGGTACCTCTATACCGATCACGTGGGCCCTACGCGTCGCACGGGCTTTCAGCTGAGCTATGCCTACCACATCCCCATCACTGAGGAGCTCAAGCTCGGCTTCGGCCTCGGCTTCGGCATGCTGCAATTCTTGATTGATGGATCGAAGATCACCTTCCGCGATCAAGGCGACCCGGCGCTCGACGATCAGCTGCGCGGCGAAGTGAAGCCCGACGCTACTTTCTCCTTCCTGCTGCACCACCCGCGTTTCTGGGTCGGGGCAGCTGCGCCGCAATTGCTCAACACCGAAGTGAAGTTCCTGCATGAGAACACCGGCACGCTCAGCCGCATGGAGCGGCACTACTACGCCATGGGGGGGTATCGACTGCCTGTAGGAGAGGATTTCCGGATCGAGCCAAGCTTCATGCTGAAGTACGTTGCCCCCGTGCCGATGAAGCTCGATGTGAACCTGACCGTCCGCTACAAGGAGACCGTGTGGATCGGCGCCGGCTACCGCACCAACGATGCTTGGTGCGCGATGATCGGCTACTGGCATAAGAAGCAATTCCAGTTCGGCTACAGCTACGATGTGATCACCAGCAACCTGCGCAACTACAGCACGGGCACGCACGAGGTGACCCTGGCCGTGACCATACAGAAGCAAGGCCGGGAGCGCCCAGCGGAGTAA